In Salmo salar chromosome ssa24, Ssal_v3.1, whole genome shotgun sequence, the following proteins share a genomic window:
- the LOC106585423 gene encoding neurogenic locus notch homolog protein 1 isoform X2 yields the protein MHPFFVKLTFLLSLIVLTRGLRCSMSELCLKLGRCEATADGNGECKCRDGFVGSKCQHRDPCISSPCKNGGSCHTVPRGNSVDYTCFCQPGFTDRLCLTPIDSACLSSPCRNGGTCDLVNLREYKCRCPPGWSGKQCQQADPCASNPCANGGQCTPFESHYICSCTPFFYGQTCKQDVNECAQSPSHCQNGGSCVNEVGTYRCQCPQEYTGKHCDIRYLPCNPSPCHNGATCVQKGDTTYECSCVPGFSGQNCDTNIDDCPGHECHNGGTCVDGVNTYNCQCKPEFTGQFCTEDVDECQLMPNACQNGGTCHNIYSAYQCVCVNGWTGDDCGENIDDCANAACHQGAICHDRVASFFCECPHGRTGLLCHLDDACISNPCQKGSNCDTNPVNGKAICTCPLGYIGTACDQDVDECSLGGNPCEHGGKCLNTKGSFQCKCQPGFSGARCEHDVNECLSNPCQNEATCLDQIGGFHCICMPGYEGLFCQINTDECANNPCLNNGKCIDKINTFHCQCPTGFAGNLCQIDIDECSSTPCKNGAKCTDGPNKYTCECTEGYTGQHCETDINECFSDPCHYGTCKDGLASFTCYCRLGYTGRLCETNINECLSQPCRNGGICQDRENSYICTCPMGTAGINCEVNLDDCKSKPCDYGTCLDKINGYECACEPGYSGTMCNINLDECALNPCHNGGTCIDGINSFTCQCPEGYHDATCFSQVNECLSNPCIHGHCQDKVNGYNCLCDNGWSGKNCDINNNECESNPCMNGGTCKDMTSGYVCSCRIGFTGPSCQTNINECASNPCLNQGTCIDDVSAYKCNCLLPYTGENCETLLAPCSPKPCKNGGECQESEDYESFSCVCPEGWQGHTCEVDINECVKNPCLNGATCENTKGNYRCGCKAGYAGRNCETNIDDCKPNPCSNGGFCRDEVDNFACTCLPGFRGTRCEEDINECDSNPCKNGASCTDCVNSYTCTCPSGFSGIHCENNTPDCTESSCFNGGTCVDGINTYTCLCPPGFTGSYCQHDINECDSRPCLNGGTCQDSYGTYKCICPQGYTGLNCQNLVRWCDSSPCQNGGTCWQTGTTYSCECQTGWTGLYCDVPSVSCEVAAKQRGVEVIALCRNSGQCLDAGNTHYCHCQAGYTGSYCEEQVDECIPNPCQSGATCTDFLGGYSCKCVPGYVGTNCSNEINECFSQPCQNGGTCIDLINTYKCSCPRGTQGVHCEINIDDCNPFTDPVTNEPKCFNKGKCVDRVGGYHCICPAGYVGERCEGDVNECLSNPCDTRGTHNCVQLTNNYRCDCRTGYTGQRCDTVFDGCKSKPCRNGGTCAVASNTPHGFICKCPPGYTGSTCEYDAHSCGSLHCRNGGTCISGHKSPKCLCPSSFTGPECEYPTDSPCNTNPCYNGGTCEYSSEAPYYHCVCPTNFNGLLCHILDYSFLGGFGRDITPPPEVEVSCEIPQCEERKGNKFCDTLCNNHACGWDGGDCSLNFNDPWKNCTSSLQCWRYFNDGKCDEQCNNAGCLYDGFDCQNLEGQCNPLYDQYCKDHYADGHCDQGCNNAECEWDGLDCANNMPEKLAVGRLVIVVHIMPDQLRNNSLGFLRELSRVLHTNVVFRQDSKGEMMIYPYYGSEQELNKHNIKRSVGWTEIPGTMLSSMKNSLYTIASGNSRRRRELDPILIKGSIVYLEIDNRQCVQQSTECFQSATDVAAFLGALASSGNLNVPYIIEAVHSEVDPPPPSELYPIYAVLAGLALLAFVGVGMVASRKRRREHGQLWFPEGFKISEPNKKKRREPVGEDSVGLKPLKNLSDISLMDDNQNEWGEEEPSDAKRFRFEEQAILDLDSQTDHRQWTQQHLDAADLRIPSIAPTPPQGEIENDCMDVNVRGPDGFTPLMIASCSGGGLETGNSEEEEDTSANVISDFIYQGANLHSQTDRTGETALHLAARYARSDAAKRLLEASADANIQDNMGKTPLHAAVAADAQGVFQILIRNRATDLDARMHDGTTPLILAARLAVEGMVEELINCHADVNAIDDFGKSALHWAAAVNNVEAATVLLKNGANKDMQNNKEETPLFLAAREGSYETAKVLLEHFANREITDHMDRLPRDIAQERMHHDIVRLMDEYNLVRSPPMHSHGHGGSMGTTLSPPLCSPNSYLGNMKPLVQSKKARKHSAKGIGCKDGKDMKNKKKTSQDGKGGSLLDSSAVLSPVDSLESPHGYISDVASPSMMTSPFQQSPSMSLNHLQGMSDPHMGVNHMGMPNKQELARMQFDPLPPRLTHLPLSGSNGSGGMNGQCDWLSRMHASMGQPGQFNPMRVGPVGGQGGLHQGGGQHGMMNSLHTGLPTTSLSQMMSYQGLQNTRLASQPHPMQQVQQQMQMQHQQNLQQQLQQQQQSIQLQHQNSSTGSSGHASNQNFINTELSGSEIQQGTGNQGSIPIHTILPQETQIMSQNLPSTQYLTPPSQHSYSGPMDNTPNHQLQVPDHPFLTPSPGSPDQWSSSSPHSNMSDWSEGISSPPTSSMQSQIGHIPDQFK from the exons gtgtcgGGATGGATTCGTAGGGAGCAAGTGTCAGCACCGGGACCCTTGCATCTCCTCTCCGTGTAAAAATGGCGGCTCGTGTCACACGGTACCCCGTGGGAACTCAGTGGACTACACGTGTTTCTGCCAACCGGGCTTCACGGACCGCCTGTGTCTGACGCCAATCGACAGCGCTTGTCTCAGCTCTCCCTGCCGGAACGGTGGCACCTGTGATCTGGTCAACCTCAGAGAGTACAAGTGTAGATGTCCCCCTGGCTGGTCAG GTAAGCAGTGCCAGCAGGCAGACCCCTGTGCATCTAACCCCTGTGCCAACGGCGGGCAGTGCACCCCCTTCGAGTCCCACTACATCTGTTCCTGCACCCCCTTCTTCTACGGTCAGACCTGCAAGCAGGATGTCAATGAATGTGCCCAGAGCCCCTCGCACTGCCAGAACGGAGGTTCGTGTGTGAACGAGGTGGGCACCTACCGCTGCCAGTGTCCACAGGAGTACACAGGCAAGCACTGTGATATCCGCTACCTACCCTGCAACCCCTCCCCCTGCCACAACGGGGCTACCTGCGTCCAGAAGGGAGACACCACCTACGAATGCTCCTGTGTgccag GTTTCTCGGGTCAGAACTGTGACACTAACATTGACGACTGTCCAGGACACGAGTGTCACAATGGAGGAACCTGTGTGGACGGGGTTAACACCTATAACTGCCAATGCAAACCAGAATTCACAG GCCAGTTCTGTACAGAGGACGTTGACGAGTGCCAGCTGATGCCCAACGCGTGCCAGAACGGTGGAACGTGCCACAACATCTACAGTgcctaccagtgtgtgtgtgtcaacgggTGGACGGGGGACGACTGTGGAGAGAATATTGATGACTGCGCCAATGCCGCCTGCCATCAGGGGGCCATCTGCCATGACCGTGTGGCGTCCTTCTTCTGCGAGTGTCCCCATGGTCGCACAG GTCTGCTGTGTCACCTGGATGACGCCTGTATTAGTAACCCCTGTCAGAAAGGCTCTAACTGTGACACCAACCCCGTCAATGGCAAGGCCATCTGCACCTGTCCCCTTGGCTACATTGGCACCGCCTGTGACCAGGATGTTGACGAGTGCTCACTAG gtGGCAACCCCTGTGAGCATGGAGGGAAGTGCCTGAACACCAAGGGTTCTTTCCAGTGTAAGTGTCAGCCCGGCTTCTCTGGAGCTCGCTGTGAACACGACGTCAACGAGTGCCTTTCCAACCCCTGCCAGAACGAAGCCACCTGCCTCGACCAGATAGGAGGTTTCCACTGCATCTGTATGCCAG GCTACGAGGGACTGTTCTGCCAGATCAATACTGACGAGTGCGCCAACAACCCCTGCCTGAACAATGGGAAATGTATTGACAAGATCAACACCTTCCACTGTCAGTGCCCCACAG GCTTTGCTGGGAACCTTTGCCAGATAGATATTGATGAGTGCTCCAGCACACCTTGCAAGAATGGTGCCAAGTGCACGGATGGCCCCAATAAGTACACCTGTGAATGCACTGAAG GTTACACGGGGCAACACTGTGAGACTGACATCAATGAGTGTTTCTCGGACCCCTGTCACTATGGTACTTGTAAGGATGGCCTGGCCTCCTTCACCTGCTACTGTCGCCTTGGTTACACGGGCCGGCTGTGTGAGACCAACATTAACGAGTGTCTGAGTCAGCCCTGTCGGAACGGAGGCATCTGCCAGGACCGCGAGAACTCCTACATCTGCACCTGCCCCATGGGCACCGCAG GTATAAACTGTGAAGTCAACCTGGATGACTGCAAGAGCAAGCCATGTGACTACGGGACATGCCTCGACAAGATCAATGGCTACGAGTGTGCCTGCGAGCCCGGCTACAGCG GAACCATGTGTAACATCAACCTTGACGAATGTGCCCTCAACCCGTGTCACAACGGTGGCACCTGCATTGATGGCATCAACAGCTTCACCTGTCAGTGTCCAGAGGGTTACCATGACGCCACCTGCTTCTCCCAGGTCAACGAGTGCCTTAGCAACCCGTGTATCCATGGCCACTGTCAGGACAAAGTCAATGG TTACAACTGTCTGTGTGACAATGGCTGGAGTGGCAAGAACTGTGACATCAACAACAACGAGTGTGAGTCCAACCCCTGCATGAACGGAGGCACCTGCAAGGATATGACGAGCGGATATGTCTGCTCCTGCAGAATCGGCTTCACTG GTCCAAGCTGTCAGACCAACATTAACGAATGTGCCTCCAATCCCTGCCTGAACCAAGGGACCTGCATCGATGATGTCTCTGCGTACAAGTGCAACTGCCTACTGCCATATACCG gtgaGAACTGTGAGACCCTGCTGGCACCCTGCAGCCCCAAGCCCTGCAAGAACGGAGGTGAGTGTCAGGAGTCTGAAGACTACGAGagcttctcctgtgtgtgtccagagGGCTGGCAAG gACACACCTGTGAAGTGGACATTAACGAGTGTGTGAAGAACCCCTGTCTCAATGGGGCCACCTGTGAGAACACCAAAGGCAACTACCGCTGTGGCTGCAAGGCCGGCTATGCAGGCCGCAACTGTGAGACCAACATTGACGACTGTAAGCCCA ACCCCTGCAGCAATGGAGGTTTCTGTCGGGACGAGGTGGACAACTTTGCGTGCACCTGCCTTCCTGGTTTCCGTGGCACTAGGTGTGAGGAGGACATCAACGAGTGTGACAGTAACCCATGTAAGAATGGAGCCAGCTGTACAGACTGTGTCAACagctacacctgcacctgtcccTCTGGCTTCAGTGGGATTCACTGTGAGAACAACACACCTGACTGCACTGAGAG CTCTTGTTTCAACGGTGGGACGTGTGTGGACGGCATcaacacctacacctgcctgtgcCCACCTGGCTTCACTGGCAGCTACTGCCAACACGACATCAACGAGTGTGACTCCAGACCCTGCCTGAACGGAGGCACCTGCCAGGACAGCTATGGCACCTACAAGTGCATCTGTCCCCAGGGCTACACTGGACTCAACTGCCAG aATCTGGTACGCTGGTGTGACTCGTCCCCCTGTCAGAACGGGGGCACCTGTTGGCAGACTGGCACTACTTACAGCTGTGAGTGCCAGACTGGCTGGACAGGGCTCTACTGTGACGTGCCAAGTGTCTCCTGCGAGGTGGCAGCCAAACAGAGAG GTGTGGAGGTAATTGCTCTGTGTCGTAACTCAGGCCAGTGTCTGGATGCGGGGAACACTCACTACTGCCACTGCCAGGCGGGCTACACAGGCAGCTACTGTGAAGAGCAGGTGGATGAGTGCATCCCCAACCCCTGTCAGAGCGGAGCCACCTGCACTGACTTCCTAGGAGGGTACTCCTGCAAG tgtgTGCCGGGATACGTCGGCACCAACTGCTCCAACGAGATCAATGAGTGTTTCTCCCAGCCGTGCCAGAACGGAGGCACCTGCATTGACCTGATCAATACCTACAAATGCTCCTGTCCCAGGGGAACCCAAG GCGTTCACTGTGAGATCAACATAGATGACTGCAACCCCTTCACAGACCCCGTCACCAACGAGCCCAAGTGCTTCAACAAGGGGAAGTGTGTGGACAGGGTGGGAGGTTACCACTGTATCTGTCCCGCCGGCTACGTAGGGGAGCGCTGTGAGGGGGACGTCAACGAGTGCCTGTCCAACCCATGTGACACCCGCGGGACACACAACTGCGTCCAGCTCACCAACAACTACCGCTGTGATTGCCGCACCGGATACACAG GCCAGCGTTGTGACACAGTGTTTGACGGCTGTAAGAGCAAACCCTGTCGTAACGGAGGGACATGTGCCGTAGCCAGCAACACTCCTCACGGCTTCATCTGCAAGTGTCCACCT GGCTACACTGGCTCCACCTGTGAGTACGATGCCCACTCCTGTGGGAGTCTCCACTGTCGTAATGGTGGCACCTGCATCTCTGGACACAAGAGCCCcaagtgtctctgtccctcctcgTTCACGGGGCCAGAGTGTGAATACCCTACAGACAGCCCCTGTAACACCAACCCCTGCTACAACGGGGGAACCTGTGAGTACAGCTCAGAGGCTCCATACTACCACTGCGTATGCCCCACCAACTTCAACGGCCTGCTATGTCACATCCTGGACTACAGCTTCCTGGGTGGGTTCGGCCGTGACATCACGCCCCCGCCCGAGGTGGAGGTGAGCTGTGAGATCCCCCAGTGTGAGGAAAGAAAGGGGAACAAGTTCTGTGATACCTTGTGTAACAACCACGCGTGTGGCTGGGACGGGGGCGACTGCTCGCTCAACTTCAACGACCCGTGGAAGAACTGCACGTCGTCCCTGCAGTGCTGGCGCTACTTCAACGACGGGAAGTGTGACGAGCAGTGCAACAACGCCGGCTGTCTCTACGATGGCTTTGACTGTCAGAACCTGGAGGGCCAGTGCAA CCCTCTGTACGACCAGTACTGTAAAGACCACTATGCGGACGGCCACTGTGACCAGGGCTGCAACAACGCTGAGTGTGAGTGGGATGGTCTGGACTGTGCCAACAACATGCCAGAGAAGCTGGCAGTGGGCCGCCTGGTCATCGTGGTCCACATCATGCCCGACCAGCTCCGGAACAACTCGCTTGGCTTCCTGCGCGAGCTGAGCCGCGTTCTCCACACCAACGTGGTGTTCCGGCAGGACTCCAAGGGAGAGATGATGATCTACCCGTACTACGGCAGTGAGCAGGAGCTGAACAAACACAACATAAAGCGCTCAGTGGGTTGGACAGAGATCCCTGGCACCATGCTCAGCTCCATGAAGAATAGCCTGTATACTATAGCCAGTGGAAACAGCCGCAGACGCAGGGAGCTGGACCCCATTCTGATCAAAGG CTCCATAGTGTACCTGGAGATTGACAACCGCCAGTGCGTCCAGCAGTCCACAGAGTGCTTCCAGAGTGCCACTGATGTAGCAGCCTTCCTGGGGGCCCTGGCCTCCAGTGGAAACCTCAACGTTCCCTACATCATAGAGGCTGTTCACA GTGAGGTTGACCCCCCGCCTCCGTCTGAGCTTTACCCCATCTACGCGGTCCTGGCCGGGCTGGCCCTCCTGGCTTTCGTGGGTGTGGGGATGGTCGCCTCACGGAAGCGTCGTCGCGAGCACGGCCAGTTGTGGTTCCCGGAGGGCTTCAAGATCAGTGAgcccaataagaagaagaggagggagcCGGTGGGGGAGGATTCAGTGGGATTGAA GCCACTGAAAAACCTCTCGGACATATCACTGATGGACGACAACCAGAATGAATGGGGAGAAGAGGAGCCTTCGGATGCCAAGCGCTTTAGG TTTGAGGAGCAGGCGATACTGGACCTGGATAGCCAGACAGACCACCGCCAGTGGACCCAGCAGCACCTGGATGCGGCTGATCTCCGTATCCCCTCCATCGCCCCCACACCCCCTCAGGGCGAGATCGAGAATGACTGCATGGACGTCAACGTACGGGGACCAG aTGGCTTCACCCCACTGATGATCGCCTCCTGTAGCGGTGGAGGTCTGGAAACAGGAAAcagcgaggaggaggaagacaccTCTGCCAACGTGATCAGTGATTTCATTTACCAGGGTGCTAACCTCCACAGTCAGACAGACCGCACAGGGGAGACCGCCCTTCATCTCGCTGCCCGCTACGCCCGCTCTGATGCTGCCAAGCGTCTTCTGGAGGCCAGTGCAGATGCCAACATCCAGGACAACATGGGCAAGACCCCGTTACACGCTGCCGTGGCCGCTGACGCGCAGGGCGTCTTCCAG ATTTTGATCAGGAATCGTGCCACAGACCTGGATGCCCGCATGCACGATGGCACCACCCCTCTGATCCTGGCAGCCCGCCTGGCAGTGGAGGGCATGGTGGAGGAGCTCATCAACTGCCATGCTGACGTCAACGCTATCGATGACTTTG GCAAATCTGCTCTGCACTGGGCAGCAGCAGTGAACAACGTTGAAGCAGCTACCGTACTACTGAAGAATGGAGCCAACAAGGACATGCAGAACAACAAG GAGGAGACCCCTCTGTTCCTTGCTGCCAGGGAAGGAAGCTACGAGACGGCCAAGGTCCTGCTGGAGCACTTTGCTAACCGCGAGATAACTGATCACATGGACCGGCTGCCCCGAGACATAGCGCAAGAGAGGATGCACCATGACATTGTCCGTCTCATGGACGAGTACAACCTGGTCCGCAGCCCACCCATGCACAGCCACGGCCATGGAGGCTCTATGGGCACcactctgtccccccctctctgctCCCCCAACAGCTACTTGGGCAACATGAAGCCCTTGGTCCAGAGCAAGAAGGCCCGCAAGCACAGCGCCAAGGGCATCGGCTGCAAGGACGGCAAGGACATGAAGAACAAGAAGAAAACCTCCCAGGATGGGAAGGGAGGAAGTCTGTTGGACAGCTCAGCTGTTCTGTCCCCCGTGGACTCCCTGGAGTCTCCACACGGGTATATCTCTGACGTGGCGTCCCCTTCCATGATGACGTCCCCCTTCCAGCAGTCTCCGTCCATGTCACTCAACCACCTCCAGGGGATGTCCGACCCCCATATGGGGGTCAACCACATGGGTATGCCCAACAAGCAGGAGCTAGCGCGCATGCAGTTTGACCCGCTTCCACCCCGTCTCACCCACCTTCCGTTGTCAGGCTCCAACGGCTCTGGGGGCATGAATGGCCAGTGTGATTGGCTCTCCAGGATGCACGCCAGCATGGGTCAGCCCGGACAGTTCAACCCCATGAGGGTTGGTCCTGTCGGGGGGCAGGGCGGTCTGCACCAGGGAGGCGGGCAGCACGGCATGATGAACTCTCTCCACACCGGGCTTCCCACCACCAGCCTGTCCCAGATGATGAGCTACCAGGGCCTGCAGAACACCCGGCTGGCCTCGCAGCCCCACCCCATGCAGCAGGTCCAACAGCAGATGCAGATGCAGCACCAACAGAACCTACAACAGCAGCTCCAACAGCAGCAACAGAGCATCCAGCTGCAGCACCAGAACTCTAGCACTGGCAGCAGTGGCCATGCCAGCAACCAGAACTTCATCAACACCGAGCTGAGTGGCTCAGAGATCCAGCAGGGCACAGGGAACCAGGGCTCCATACCCATCCACACCATCCTGCCCCAGGAGACCCAGATCATGAGCCAGAACCTGCCCAGCACCCAGTACCTTACCCCTCCATCCCAGCACAGCTACTCCGGCCCCATGGACAACACCCCCAACCACCAGCTACAGGTCCCCGACCACCCCTTTTTGACCCCCTCCCCCGGGTCTCCCGACCAATGGTCCAGCTCATCCCCGCATTCTAACATGTCTGACTGGTCGGAAGGCATCTCAAGTCCACCAACCAGCAGCATGCAGTCTCAGATCGGACATATCCCCGATCAGTTCAAGTAG